In Sphingomonas psychrotolerans, the following proteins share a genomic window:
- a CDS encoding LON peptidase substrate-binding domain-containing protein, which translates to MTATRLSVFPLAGALLFPRMHLPLHIFEPRYRALISDALARDRRIGVIQPRDANEPPTLFDVGCVGRIAEVEALPDGRYDIVLEGLTRFTVLRELDVTTPFRQIEAELEAAGEAEALAIAERASLEIESRRFADGLGYAVDWEAVTRLDDESLVNGIAQIAPFDVASKQALLEANGLSARADLIVQLMQFFGRHGEEGGVTLQ; encoded by the coding sequence ATGACCGCGACGCGGCTCTCGGTGTTTCCGCTGGCGGGGGCGTTGCTCTTCCCGCGGATGCATCTGCCGCTCCACATCTTCGAGCCGCGCTACCGGGCGCTGATTTCCGACGCGCTCGCGCGCGACCGGCGGATCGGCGTGATTCAGCCGCGCGATGCGAACGAGCCGCCGACATTGTTCGATGTGGGTTGCGTCGGCCGGATCGCCGAAGTCGAAGCGCTGCCCGACGGGCGCTATGATATCGTGCTCGAGGGGCTGACGCGGTTCACCGTGCTGCGCGAACTCGACGTCACGACGCCGTTCCGGCAGATCGAAGCCGAGCTGGAAGCGGCCGGCGAAGCGGAAGCACTCGCGATTGCCGAGCGCGCTTCGCTCGAGATCGAGTCGCGGCGATTTGCCGACGGGCTCGGCTATGCCGTCGATTGGGAAGCGGTGACCCGGCTCGACGACGAATCGCTGGTCAACGGCATCGCCCAGATCGCGCCGTTCGACGTCGCCTCGAAACAGGCTTTGCTCGAAGCCAACGGGCTTTCCGCGCGTGCCGATCTGATTGTCCAGCTGATGCAGTTCTTCGGCCGCCACGGCGAAGAAGGCGGAGTGACGCTGCAATGA
- a CDS encoding UbiH/UbiF/VisC/COQ6 family ubiquinone biosynthesis hydroxylase — protein MDSADVLILGGGLVGSALATALDAHGLTSIVVDPAEPETILAAGHDGRASAIASAPMRMFEAIGVAPRLAGRGCPIQGIRVSDGLAPGKLDFAPDAEEDALGHMFENRILRTALFEAARAAPGVDLRMKTRAVSVERGAFGVTATLDSGAVVRAPLLVAAEGRNSPTRDAAGLKTARWSYDHAAMVATLGHARSHENIAYEIFYSEGPFAILPLLDDEHGHRSAVVWTVNARDAAGMNKISDRAYLAEAEKRMGGFLGKLGPLSSRFSHPLGFHHAAWITSNRLALVGDAAHGIHPIAGQGVNVGFRDVATLVEVLVEGKRLGMDLGDPQLLARYQRWRGLDTFMVAAATDGLTRLFGIPGKTAARVRRFGLAAVDKLPPLKNWFMAEARGESGDVPRLLQGLTI, from the coding sequence ATGGATAGCGCGGACGTACTCATCCTCGGCGGCGGACTGGTTGGCAGTGCGCTGGCAACGGCGCTCGACGCACATGGCCTCACTTCGATCGTCGTCGATCCTGCCGAGCCCGAGACGATCCTCGCCGCCGGCCATGACGGGCGCGCCTCGGCGATCGCCAGCGCGCCGATGCGGATGTTCGAAGCGATCGGCGTCGCGCCGCGGCTCGCCGGCAGGGGGTGCCCGATCCAGGGCATCCGGGTCAGCGACGGGCTCGCGCCCGGCAAGCTCGATTTCGCGCCCGACGCTGAGGAAGATGCGCTCGGGCACATGTTCGAAAACCGTATCCTGCGAACCGCCTTGTTCGAAGCGGCACGGGCCGCGCCGGGTGTCGATCTGCGGATGAAGACGCGTGCGGTCTCGGTCGAACGCGGCGCGTTCGGGGTTACTGCCACGCTCGATTCGGGCGCCGTCGTGCGTGCGCCGCTGCTGGTCGCCGCCGAGGGCCGCAATTCGCCGACTCGCGACGCCGCCGGCCTCAAGACCGCGCGCTGGAGCTATGACCATGCCGCGATGGTCGCGACGCTCGGGCACGCGCGCAGCCACGAGAACATCGCCTACGAGATATTCTATTCCGAAGGCCCGTTCGCGATCCTGCCTTTGCTCGATGACGAACATGGCCATCGCTCGGCGGTGGTCTGGACCGTCAATGCGCGCGACGCGGCGGGGATGAACAAGATTTCCGACCGCGCCTATCTCGCCGAAGCCGAAAAGCGCATGGGCGGCTTCCTCGGCAAGCTCGGGCCGCTGTCGTCGCGCTTCAGCCACCCGCTCGGCTTCCACCATGCCGCGTGGATCACGTCGAACCGGCTCGCTTTGGTCGGCGATGCCGCGCATGGCATCCATCCGATTGCGGGCCAGGGCGTCAATGTCGGCTTCCGCGACGTCGCCACCCTGGTCGAGGTGCTCGTCGAGGGCAAAAGGCTGGGCATGGACCTCGGCGATCCGCAATTGCTCGCACGCTATCAGCGCTGGCGCGGGCTCGATACCTTCATGGTCGCCGCAGCCACCGATGGGCTGACCCGCTTGTTCGGCATCCCCGGCAAGACCGCCGCCCGCGTTCGTCGCTTCGGCCTCGCCGCGGTCGACAAGCTGCCGCCGCTCAAGAACTGGTTCATGGCCGAGGCGCGCGGCGAATCGGGCGACGTCCCGAGGCTGTTGCAGGGGTTGACGATATGA
- a CDS encoding DUF2147 domain-containing protein, which translates to MKSVIPKLLAVALVALPVAPAFADEPAAPPIATEWRNPGNSVHVRIDKCDGRLCGTVTWASAKAQADARRGGTENLVGTRLFRDLEPAGSGKWRGKVFVPDIRKTFSGTISFADANTMVGKGCVLFGVICKSQTWKRLP; encoded by the coding sequence ATGAAGTCCGTGATTCCCAAATTGCTCGCGGTCGCGCTCGTCGCGCTGCCTGTCGCTCCCGCTTTCGCCGACGAGCCCGCCGCGCCGCCGATTGCCACCGAATGGCGCAATCCGGGCAACAGCGTCCATGTCCGCATCGACAAATGCGACGGCCGGCTGTGCGGCACGGTGACCTGGGCGAGCGCCAAGGCACAGGCCGATGCGCGCCGCGGCGGCACCGAGAATCTGGTCGGCACGCGGCTGTTCCGCGATCTCGAGCCCGCCGGCAGCGGCAAATGGCGCGGCAAGGTGTTCGTGCCCGATATCCGCAAGACCTTCTCGGGCACGATCAGCTTCGCCGATGCGAACACGATGGTCGGCAAGGGCTGCGTGCTTTTCGGGGTGATCTGCAAGTCGCAGACGTGGAAGCGGCTTCCCTGA
- a CDS encoding tetratricopeptide repeat protein — translation MSPQEKEAVEAFRRDVVEPSMTGLVVIDFWAEWCGPCKALTPVLEKVTADYAAKGVTLAKVDVDANQFIAAQFQVRSIPTVYAMFQGQLVADLTTARTETQLRTMLDQILRQLPVQSEEAQAEAELEPLIAMGEQVLHDGDHERALSIFEQIAEIAPEHPQIAAGRARALVALGRADEAEAVLAALPEVTAKGPEIEQARAAVALAREVVPVEDLSGLAARAATGDMDARYELAGGQMAAGDREAATATLLAMIAEDREWNEGAARARLLKLFEAVGLEDPWVSAQRRKLSAILFG, via the coding sequence CTGTCCCCGCAAGAGAAGGAAGCCGTCGAGGCCTTCCGCCGCGACGTCGTCGAGCCGTCGATGACGGGCCTTGTCGTCATCGATTTCTGGGCCGAATGGTGCGGCCCGTGCAAGGCACTGACTCCGGTGCTCGAAAAGGTCACCGCCGACTACGCCGCCAAGGGCGTTACCTTGGCCAAGGTCGATGTCGACGCCAACCAGTTCATCGCCGCGCAATTCCAGGTGCGCTCGATCCCGACGGTCTATGCGATGTTCCAGGGCCAGCTCGTCGCCGACCTGACCACCGCGCGCACCGAGACCCAGCTGCGCACGATGCTCGACCAGATATTGCGCCAGTTGCCGGTGCAGAGCGAGGAAGCCCAGGCCGAGGCCGAGCTCGAGCCGCTGATCGCGATGGGCGAGCAGGTACTCCACGACGGCGACCACGAGCGCGCGCTCTCGATCTTCGAGCAGATCGCCGAGATCGCCCCCGAGCATCCGCAAATCGCCGCCGGCCGCGCACGCGCACTGGTGGCATTGGGCCGCGCTGACGAAGCCGAGGCTGTGCTGGCGGCGCTTCCCGAGGTCACGGCCAAGGGGCCGGAGATCGAGCAGGCGCGCGCCGCGGTGGCGCTCGCCCGGGAAGTGGTTCCGGTCGAGGACCTGTCGGGGCTCGCGGCGAGGGCCGCGACCGGCGACATGGATGCGCGCTACGAGCTCGCCGGCGGCCAGATGGCGGCGGGCGACCGCGAGGCGGCAACGGCGACCTTGTTGGCGATGATCGCCGAGGACCGCGAATGGAACGAAGGCGCCGCCCGCGCCCGGCTGCTCAAGCTGTTCGAAGCCGTGGGTCTCGAAGATCCCTGGGTTTCGGCACAGCGCCGGAAGCTCTCGGCGATTCTGTTCGGATGA
- a CDS encoding Trm112 family protein produces the protein MSTAIDPWLLERLVCPITRTPLRYDEAAAELVSEEAGLAYPVREGMPVLIVEAARQIR, from the coding sequence ATGAGCACGGCGATCGACCCCTGGCTTCTCGAACGGCTGGTGTGCCCGATCACGCGCACCCCGCTGCGCTACGACGAAGCGGCGGCAGAGCTCGTGTCCGAGGAAGCGGGCCTCGCATATCCGGTGCGCGAGGGGATGCCGGTGCTGATCGTCGAGGCGGCGAGACAGATTCGTTAG